One segment of Drosophila mauritiana strain mau12 chromosome 3R, ASM438214v1, whole genome shotgun sequence DNA contains the following:
- the LOC117142802 gene encoding serine/threonine-protein kinase ATM isoform X2 gives MSALLNEIQRILGDLQSEKAASRNKGIQQLDEKLSSCREDLDKLFLSKTSDISWTTIFEASKEALFKQAGNLEDVNEKVFKTLAGKNYLYDNVLEKITQFNLEAGTQTSGNGHFLAKTSIFSAFEDGIKMRVVVKYFGDRILSLLEKGIYSSVSYVRDLKINEYSRILSYLFELNVDMDEVLRTRILKCITRTVSLAKERVQLHVDLVEYLPELSSFALSAFGARKTEIVRVYLIFASELAVNYNHQLNVHMQEILPKLCEYHDEDAFRDDTRNLFFQCVSKSLHSMYLKMDMCDFNTLGVPVHEKWQQTLLRLKTIVNVEIRKNSWARCKNAQLSNNKFSDPFIKMSALVMYIVLWHLETKKNDENVEGDAPKKIPKPADKMETIFSLIDKKENTFNDVWLAIFTEILQLSSVILNVANYQMALTTVAEIIQMYGNARNLRNLRLCLANLLTKEQELLHSKSIREDFLGELWSQMANQLISETTTNSDEIKEKQLVLQMLIRHNKLNQKLSSTLLNNVISNEMLKRNECLATIREIFIHADKCGQDKASADLEPIIAWAYGSADRFIAAQMIHNIDSIDAQLQADTFAISIINFLDVQQLRQISQSEHIVPSTERNLLAYKYNEQLICFDKDYAIPFESITQAQSETKNCLIQSNYDCLMRGLNFEIAKENKPAAIIKNLNSLLKLICTMERLLHYKVFDADNFNGCPLIKRIGLYLSHIEFQLKANGAEMLDKSDLPEILRLEIYVLDVFRTNPVLLDYLERQPIEMLVEFVGAALKLHSMQRERSVDADHGTITRLCLNILAGLCAYNSHRDEAFEHIAKVTMRWHPQDVLIVTKMLCSCQTISEASSTWLVSKLKTLFQHHHQDAEMMDKVVQHMPTIFYFVRHKENHLDDMLMALNSLLRIAIKKSYTSNLTAKIVRCVGLIAQRCPDIYLLENFAVICKSTAKFITMPTLEVRFATLFTFTILLDSNCVSSDVINHSQSHWDFCQELYESIEFKKLTYNNEDSIQNSNALIVQMLIAIFLRSSFHQEIALKELLHHCALRRLTEREFISLQSKSSCHRQTVRDLIRPFASILLHHWSSKRWPISKFPYFLCYSTKSEFRKTHASEIMAYTFLYGKTEDIERSSKSISEELALPIVASFLLIKNSSCSESEGQNFKEHLQLLSENLSYSQLNATDVDLDLDILCYVISLLHDPQEMMRLFGSFAPCNRTASWYSLSGESLFKCLNFHIDPEMRPSMDSRIQSMTTLQTKHSRVLVDIFGRLKTNCYSASFSSQALHEFFLYCEVADAVYDAAQKNETIVTQCSFFVRDIWFFVVRFLIHTKFIRVQMAALIFLELLLNKDSFRMDDYQNHFGDIAKLLSNFQLCCEAKEVREKTISIVMHILESMKAHINLNSFLEETTDCEFLKPLREDCKFSQPNIDRADVANYLRSFLISPTPERLRDLRTYIAEHKEKVQEHEKLLFGVINKLIQMTRDAHSKATSIDSLKCLAQIGPLKISTVSYYFQTDFEAFEKSNAEPMEAFLGVVCQTLDKSLFQFDPKTYEGLVSVAIQVVNSKPGSNIMAHYKNLQIFAEKSTASTFLHSNKQIRRIDWLSILKATKSLNYEPWMCAFVSKVFQMCGWLGFDKLAATSFAFAKTCLLPFIKLLLENSLEHVESLSQMLDYFFEGFNSSTEPNSQEIFRNKRAIKKFLHICEYIRIFNNWTIPINLSNVVMASNHCQAYFLSIMYLELWACSESPKSKADFLDNECFQDCAKKGIRINWLLRCHSRLCKSHALTFRFPRTR, from the exons ATGAGTGCACTTCTAAACGAAATCCAGCGGATACTCGGGGACCTTCAGTCGGAGAAGGCAGCCAGCCGAAACAAGGGCATTCAGCAGCTGGATGAAAAGCTCTCAAGCTGCCGTGAGGATCTGGATAAGTTGTTTCTTAGCAAAACTTCTGATATATCCTGGACCACAATCTTTGAAGCGTCGAAGGAGGCTCTCTTTAAG CAAGCTGGAAATCTGGAGGATGTCAACGAGAAAGTATTCAAGACACTGGCGGGAAAAAACTATTTGTACGATAATGTCCTCGAGAAGATCACACAATTCAACTTGGAAG CGGGGACGCAGACCTCTGGAAATGGGCACTTCCTGGCCAAAACAAGCATATTCAGTGCCTTCGAGGATGGCATCAAGATGCGAGTGGTAGTCAAGTACTTTGGCGACCGCATTCTGAGTCTGCTGGAAAAGGGCATTTACTCATCGGTCAGCTATGTGCGCGACCTTAAGATTAACGAATACAGTA GGATTCTCTCCTATCTTTTTGAACTGAATGTCGATATGGACGAGGTCCTGCGAACCAGGATACTAAAATGCATCACAAGAACCGTCAGTTTGGCCAAGGAACGGGTTCAGCTGCACGTGGATCTAGTGGAATATCTGCCGGAGCTAAGCAGCTTTGCACTATCCGCATTTGGAGCCAGAAAAACTGAGATTGTTCGCGTCTACTTAATATTTGCATCAGAG CTCGCTGTCAACTACAATCACCAATTGAACGTTCACATGCAGGAGATTCTACCCAAACTATGCGAGTACCATGACGAGGATGCGTTCCGGGACGACACCAGAAATCTGTTTTTTCAATGCGTTTCAAAGTCGCTCCATTCAATGTATCTCAAAATGGATATGTGTGACTTTAATACACTCGGTGTGCCTGTTCATGAAAAGTGGCAGCAAACTTTACTGCGGCTGAAAACTATTGTCAATGTGGAGATCCGAAAGAATTCCTGGGCTCGTTGCAAAAACGCACAACTGAGCAATAACAAATTCTCCGACCCCTTCATCAAGATGTCTGCCCTGGTTATGTATATA GTGCTGTGGCACTTGGAGACGAAAAAGAACGATGAAAATGTGGAAGGTGATGCGCCGAAAAAGATCCCGAAGCCTGCAGATAAAATGGAAACTATATTTAGTCTGATcgacaaaaaggaaaacaccTTTAACGACGTCTGGCTTGCGATCTTCACTGAGATACTCCAGCTGAGCAGTGTGATCCTAAATGTGGCCAACTACCAAATGGCGCTAACCACCGTGGCGGAAATAATACAAATGTACGGCAATGCGAGAAATCTTCGGAACCTTCGGTTATGCCTGGCTAATCTTCTGACCAAAGAACAGGAGCTTTTGCACTCTAAATCTATTCGGGAGGATTTTCTGGGCGAGCTTTGGAGTCAGATGGCTAACCAGCTCATATCAGAGACTACCACAAACAGTGACGAGATCAAGGAGAAGCAATTGGTGCTGCAGATGCTGATCAGACACAATAAACTGAATCAAAAGCTGTCCAGCACGCTGCTTAACAATGTTATCTCGAATGAGATGCTAAAGCGCAACGAATGCTTAGCGACAATTCGCGAGATCTTTATCCATGCAGATAAATGTGGTCAAGATAAGGCGTCCGCTGACTTAGAACCCATCATAGCTTGGGCCTACGGAAGTGCGGATAGATTCATCGCCGCTCAGATGATACACAATATAGACAGTATTGATGCCCAGCTGCAGGCGGATACTTTTGCAATCAGCATTATAAATTTTTTGGATGTCCAGCAATTGCGACAGATCTCTCAATCAGAACACATTGTTCCTTCCACCGAACGCAATCTTTTGGCCTACAAGTACAACGAACAGCTTATTTGCTTTGACAAGGACTACGCCATTCCTTTTGAGTCCATCACTCAAGCTCAGAGCGAAACTAAGAATTGTTTGATTCAATCCAATTATGATTGCCTTATGCGGGGCCTCAACTTTGAGATCGCGAAGGAGAACAAACCCGCggcaataataaaaaaccttAATAGTCTATTGAAGTTGATCTGCACAATGGAAAGGCTTTTGCATTACAAGGTTTTCGACGCAGACAACTTTAATGGCTGTCCTCTGATAAAAAGAATTGGACTATATCTCAGCCACATTGAG TTCCAGCTCAAGGCGAACGGCGCTGAGATGCTAGATAAGAGCGATTTACCTGAGATTTTACGTCTGGAAATCTATGTACTTGATGTATTCAGGACGAATCCAGTCTTACTCGATTATTTGGAAAGGCAACCCATTGAAATGTTGGTGGAATTTGTTGGCGCTGCGCTCAAGTTGCACT CCATGCAGAGGGAGCGATCTGTTGATGCAGATCATGGAACAATTACTCGTCTGTGCCTTAATATTTTGGCTGGTCTATGTGCGTACAATTCGCACCGGGATGAAGCATTCGAACACATAGCAAAGGTAACGATGCGTTGGCATCCACAGGATGTGCTTATTGTGACCAAG ATGTTATGCAGCTGCCAAACGATTTCTGAAGCATCCAGCACTTGGTTAGTGAGCAAATTGAAGACACTTTTCCAGCACCATCACCAGGATGCGGAAATGATGGATAAAGTGGTTCAACATATGCCCA CCATTTTTTACTTTGTAAGGCACAAAGAAAATCATTTGGATGACATGCTTATGGCCCTTAATTCCCTTTTAAGGATTGCCATTAAGAAGTCGTACACATCGAATTTAACAGCGAAAATTGTACGTTGCGTGGGATTGATTGCTCAGAGGTGTCCGGACATTTACCTTCTAGAGAACTTTGCTGTGATATGCAAGTCCACTGCGAAATTCATCACCATGCCCACGTTAGAAGTGCGCTTTGCCACACTCTTCACATTCACCATCCTGCTGGATTCGAATTGCGTCTCTAGCGATGTCATTAATCATTCTCAGTCGCACTGGGATTTCTGCCAGGAGCTGTACGAAAGCATTGAGTTTAAGAAACTGACG TACAACAACGAGGATTCCATTCAAAACAGCAATGCGTTAATCGTACAAATGTTAATTGCAATATTCTTGCGCAGCTCATTCCACCAAGAGATAGCACTGAAGGAGCTGCTGCATCATTGTGCCTTGCGAAGGCTAACTGAAA GGGAGTTTATTTCCCTGCAGAGTAAGTCATCCTGCCATCGGCAAACAGTGCGTGATCTTATCCGACCATTTGCGTCTATTCTTCTTCACCATTGGAGCTCCAAGCGCTGGCCCATTTCCAA GTTTCCCTATTTTCTGTGCTATTCAACGAAGAGTGAATTTCGCAAAACCCATGCTAGTGAAATTATGGCGTATACCTTTCTATATGGGAAAACAGAGGATATAGAACGAAGCAGTAAATCCATCAGCGAGGAG CTGGCCCTTCCGATAGTGGCTTCATTTCTACTGATCAAAAACAGCTCGTGCAGCGAAAGCGAAGGACAGAACTTTAAAGAACACCTCCAGCTATTGTCGGAGAACCTCAGTTACTCTCAGCTGAATGCCACAGATGTAGATCTTGATTTGGATATTCTTTGCTATGTGATAAGCTTGCTGCACGATCCGCAGGAAATGATGAGACTGTTTGGTTCCTTTGCGCCCTGCAACAGAACAGCCAGTTGGTATAGTCTGAGTGGAGAATCGCTTTTTAAGTGTCTGAACTTTCACATT GACCCTGAAATGAGGCCATCGATGGACAGTCGGATCCAGTCCATGACCACGCTTCAAACCAAACATTCTCGTGTGCTGGTCGATATTTTTGGACGCTTAAAGACCAACTGCTATTCAGCCTCTTTTTCTAGTCAGGCCTTGCATGAGTTTTTCCTCTATTGTGAAGTTGCAGATGCTGTCTATGATGCGGcccaaaaaaatgaaaccaTAGTTACCCAGTGCTCCTTTTTTGTTCGCGacatttggttttttgtggTACGGTTTCTGATCCATA CTAAGTTCATCCGCGTCCAAATGGCTGCTCTGATATTTCTGGAACTCTTGCTTAACAAAGACAGCTTCCGAATGGATGATTACCAAAATCACTTCGGAGACATAGCTAAGCTATTGAGCAATTTCCAACTATGCTGCGAAGCGAAAGAAGTTAGAGAGAAGACCATATCAATAGTAATGCACATTTTGGAATCAATGAAGGCCCACATCAACCTAAATTCCTTTTTGGAAGAGACAACGGATTGCGAGTTTCTTAAACCTCTGCGAGAGGATTGCAAGTTCAGTCAACCCAATATTGATAGGGCGGATGTCGCCAACTATTTGCGCTCATTTCTAATAAGTCCGACGCCAGAAAGATTACGCGATCTGAGGACATAT ATTGCCGAGCACAAGGAAAAAGTGCAGGAACatgaaaaacttttgtttGGTGTTATTAACAAGCTCATTCAGATGACACGGGACGCGCATAGTAAGGCAACCAGCATTGATTCCCTCAAGTGCTTGGCTCAAATTGGACCGCTAAAAATATCCACAGTTTCGTATTATTTTCAGACTGATTTTGAAGCATTTGAAAAG TCAAATGCGGAGCCCATGGAAGCTTTCTTAGGTGTTGTCTGTCAGACTTTGGATAAATCCTTATTCCAATTCGACCCCAAAACTTACGAGGGTCTTGTGTCTGTAGCAATTCAGGTGGTTAATAGTAAGCCTGGATCAAATATTATGG CTCACTATAAAAATCTACAAATCTTTGCTGAGAAGTCTACTGCATCGACTTTTCTGCATTCTAACAAACAAATTCGTCGCATCGACTGGCTGTCAATACTTAAAGCAACGAAAAGCCTTAACTACGAGCCTTGGATGTGCGCCTTTGTCTCGAAAGTGTTTCAAATGTGTGGCTGGCTGGGATTCGATAAACTGGCCGCCACTTCTTTCGCCTTTGCCAAGACCTGCCTGCTGccttttattaaattactaTTGGAAAATAGTCTAGAACATGTTGAGAGTCTGTCCCAGATGTTGGATTACTTTTTCGAAGGTTTTAATAGCTCGACGGAACCGAACTCCCAGGAGATTTTCCGCAATAAAAGAGCCATCAAGAAGTTTCTGCATATCTGCGAATACATACGAATCTTTAATAATTG GACCATCCCGATTAATCTGAGCAATGTGGTCATGGCTAGCAATCACTGTCAGGCCTATTTCCTGAGTATAATGTATCTTGAGCTATGGGCCTGCTCAGAGAGTCCCAAGAGCAAAGCCGATTTCTTGGACAACGAATGCTTTCAGGATTGCGCAAAAAA AGGCATACGAATCAATTGGCTGCTTAGATGCCATTCCAGGCTTTGTAAATCCCATGCGCTCACGTTTAGATTTCCTCGGACACGGTAG